A stretch of Canis aureus isolate CA01 chromosome 28, VMU_Caureus_v.1.0, whole genome shotgun sequence DNA encodes these proteins:
- the FABP9 gene encoding fatty acid-binding protein 9, whose protein sequence is MIEPFLGTWKLVSSENFEEYLKQLGMNAAARNLAGLAKPRISISANGDEVNIKTESSFKNTEISFKLGEEFEEITADNRKVKSIITLTSGSMIHVQKWLGKETTIKRQIVDGKMVVEYSMNKTVSTRIYEKV, encoded by the exons ATGATTGAGCCCTTCTTGGGAACCTGGAAGCTGGTCTCCAGTGAAAACTTTGAGGAATACTTGAAACAACTGG GAATGAATGCAGCAGCCCGGAACCTGGCAGGGTTAGCGAAGCCAAGAATCAGCATAAGTGCCAATGGGGATGAAGTGAACATCAAAACAGAAAGTTCCTTCAAAAACACTGAGATCTCCTTCAAACTGGGAGAAGAATTTGAGGAAATCACAGCAGACAACCGGAAAGTAAAG AGCATCATAACATTAACCAGTGGTTCAATGATTCACGTCCAAAAATGGCTTGGCAAAGAGACAACAATCAAAAGACAAATTGTAGATGGGAAAATGGTAGTG GAATATAGCATGAATAAGACTGTCAGCACTCGAATTTATGAAAAGGTCTGA